One window of the Salvelinus fontinalis isolate EN_2023a chromosome 2, ASM2944872v1, whole genome shotgun sequence genome contains the following:
- the LOC129825152 gene encoding probable mitochondrial glutathione transporter SLC25A39 isoform X2: protein MGERPVTPSAGITPVQQMLASGTGALLTSVFVTPLDVVKIRLQAQQTPFYQGKCFLYCNGLMDHIYVCQYGASCTSWYKTPTHFSGTLDAFVKITRNEGVRSLWSGLPPTLVMAVPATVIYFTCYDQLRDLLRYGMGFQGNYIPLVAGGLARLGAVSVISPLELVRTKMQSQKLTYSELRVCIRSSVAQDGWLSLWRGWGPTVLRDVPFSALYWFNYELVKAQLCDQYDVSQATFSISFTAGAISGAVAAIMTLPFDVVKTRRQIQLGEMETLGVPVKNPTSTWHIMRGIWAESGYRGLFAGFLPRVIKVAPACAVMISTYEFGKIFFQKMNLDREQQAC, encoded by the exons ATGGGGGAGCGGCCTGTTACCCCCTCAGCTGGGATCACTCCAGTGCAGCAGATGCTGGCCTCTGGCACTGGGGCGCTGCTCACATCAGTGTTCG TCACACCACTGGACGTGGTGAAGATAAGGCTGCAGGCCCAGCAAACACCATTCTATCAAG GGAAGTGCTTCCTGTATTGTAATGGCCTGATGGATCACATCTATGTGTGTCAGTATGGGGCCAGCTGCACCAGCTGGTACAAAACACCAACCCACTTCAGTGGCACCCTG GATGCTTTTGTGAAGATCACGCGCAACGAGGGGGTCAGGTCTCTGTGGAGCGGGCTGCCTCCCACACT GGTGATGGCGGTGCCTGCCACGGTCATCTACTTCACCTGCTATGACCAGCTCAGAGACTTACTGCGCTACGGCATGGGGTTCCAAGGCAACTACATCCCCCTGGTGGCAGGGGGTCTCGCTAGAC TGGGAGCAGTGAGTGTGATCAGCCCATTAGAGCTGGTGCGTACCAAGATGCAGTCCCAGAAGCTGACCTACAGCGAGCTGAGGGTGTGTATCCGCTCTAGTGTTGCCCAGGATGGCTGGCTGTCCCTGTGGAGGGGCTGGGGACCCACCGTCCTACGAGACGTCCCCTTCTCAG CCCTGTACTGGTTCAACTATGAGCTGGTGAAGGCCCAGCTGTGTGATCAATACGATGTGTCTCAGGCCACCTTCTCCATCAGCTTCACAGCAGGGGCCATCTCTGGAGCT GTGGCTGCCATCATGACCCTACCTTTTGACGTGGTGAAGACGCGAAGACAGATCCAactgggagagatggagacactgGGAG TCCCTGTGAAGAATCCCACATCCACATGGCATATCATGAGGGGAATTTGGGCTGAATCGGGATACAGGGGGCTCTTTGCAG GTTTCCTACCCAGGGTGATCAAAGTGGCCCCAGCCTGTGCTGTCATGATCAGCACCTATGAGTTTGGGAAGATCTTCTTCCAGAAGATGAACCTTGACCGGGAGCAACAGGCCTGctga
- the LOC129825128 gene encoding 60S ribosomal protein L3-like, which translates to MSHRKFSAPRHGSLGFLPRKRSRRHRGKVKSFPKDDPSKPVHLTAFLGYKAGMTHIVREVDRPGSKVNKKEVVEAVTIVETPPMVVVGVVGYVETPRGLRSFKTIFAEHISDECKRRFYRNWYKSKKKAFTKYCKKWQDDEGKKQLEKDFASMKKYCQVVRIIAHTQMRLLPLKQKKSHLMEVQLNGGSISDKVDWAREKLEQSIPITNVFTQDEMIDVIGVTKGHGYKGVTSRWHTKKLPRKTHRGLRKVACIGAWHPSRVAFSVARAGQKGYHHRTEINKKIYKIGQGYHTKDGKLVKNNAATEYDLSNKSITPLGGFVHYGEVTNDFVMLKGCTIGVKKRVLTLRKSLLVQSSRRATEKIDLKFIDTTSKFGHGRFQTLEEKKAFMGPLKKDRIAKEETV; encoded by the exons ATG TCCCACCGTAAATTTTCGGCTCCCCGCCACGGATCCTTGGGCTTCCTGCCCCGTAAGAGGAGCAGACGTCACCGTGGTAAGGTGAAGAGTTTCCCCAAGGATGACCCCAGCAAGCCAGTCCACTTGACTGCCTTCCTTGGCTACAAGGCTGGCATGACTCACATCGTGCGTGAAGTCGACAGACCTGGCTCAA AGGTGAACAAGAAGGAAGTGGTTGAGGCTGTGACCATTGTTGAGACACCTCCCATGGTTGTGGTGGGTGTTGTGGGCTATGTCGAGACCCCCCGTGGCCTGCGTTCCTTCAAGACCATCTTCGCTGAGCACATCAGTGATGAGTGCAAGCGTCGTTTCTACAGGAACTG GTACAAGTCCAAGAAGAAGGCCTTCACAAAGTACTGTAAGAAGTGGCAGGATGACGAGGGCAAGAAGCAGCTGGAGAAGGACTTCGCCTCCATGAAGAAGTACTGCCAGGTCGTCCGCATCATCGCCCACACGCAG atgAGGCTGCTGCCCCTGAAGCAAAAGAAGTCCCATTTGATGGAGGTGCAGCTCAATGGAGGCTCCATCTCTGACAAGGTGGACTGGGCCCGTGAGAAGCTGGAGCAGTCTATCCCCATCACCAACGTCTTCACCCAGGATGAGATGATCGATGTCATCGGTGTCACAAAGGGTCACGGATACAAAG GCGTCACCAGCCGTTGGCACACAAAGAAGCTCCCCCGTAAGACCCATCGTGGTCTGCGTAAGGTGGCCTGTATCGGTGCCTGGCATCCCTCCCGTGTGGCCTTCTCTGTGGCCCGCGCTGGTCAGAAGGGTTACCACCACCGCACAGAGATCAACAAGAAGATCTACAAGATCGGCCAGGGCTACCACACCAAGGACGGCAAGCTGGTGAAGAACAACGCTGCCACTGAGTACGATCTGTCCAACAAGAGCATCACCCCTTTGGGTGGCTTCGTCCACTACGGAGAGGTGACCAATGACTTTGTCATGCTGAAGGGCTGCACGATTGGAGTCAAGAAGAGGGTGCTAACCCTGCGCAAG TCTCTGTTGGTGCAGTCAAGCCGTCGTGCCACGGAGAAGATCGACCTCAAGTTCATCGACACCACCTCCAAGTTTGGCCACGGCCGCTTCCAAACATTGGAGGAAAAGAAGGCGTTCATG GGACCACTCAAGAAGGACCGCATTGCCAAGGAAGAGACCGTCTAA
- the LOC129825152 gene encoding probable mitochondrial glutathione transporter SLC25A39 isoform X1: MGERPVTPSAGITPVQQMLASGTGALLTSVFVTPLDVVKIRLQAQQTPFYQALAADSASWSGVIRPAKWKCFLYCNGLMDHIYVCQYGASCTSWYKTPTHFSGTLDAFVKITRNEGVRSLWSGLPPTLVMAVPATVIYFTCYDQLRDLLRYGMGFQGNYIPLVAGGLARLGAVSVISPLELVRTKMQSQKLTYSELRVCIRSSVAQDGWLSLWRGWGPTVLRDVPFSALYWFNYELVKAQLCDQYDVSQATFSISFTAGAISGAVAAIMTLPFDVVKTRRQIQLGEMETLGVPVKNPTSTWHIMRGIWAESGYRGLFAGFLPRVIKVAPACAVMISTYEFGKIFFQKMNLDREQQAC, translated from the exons ATGGGGGAGCGGCCTGTTACCCCCTCAGCTGGGATCACTCCAGTGCAGCAGATGCTGGCCTCTGGCACTGGGGCGCTGCTCACATCAGTGTTCG TCACACCACTGGACGTGGTGAAGATAAGGCTGCAGGCCCAGCAAACACCATTCTATCAAG CTTTAGCTGCTGACTCTGCTTCATGGAGTGGTGTAATCCGCCCCGCCAAAT GGAAGTGCTTCCTGTATTGTAATGGCCTGATGGATCACATCTATGTGTGTCAGTATGGGGCCAGCTGCACCAGCTGGTACAAAACACCAACCCACTTCAGTGGCACCCTG GATGCTTTTGTGAAGATCACGCGCAACGAGGGGGTCAGGTCTCTGTGGAGCGGGCTGCCTCCCACACT GGTGATGGCGGTGCCTGCCACGGTCATCTACTTCACCTGCTATGACCAGCTCAGAGACTTACTGCGCTACGGCATGGGGTTCCAAGGCAACTACATCCCCCTGGTGGCAGGGGGTCTCGCTAGAC TGGGAGCAGTGAGTGTGATCAGCCCATTAGAGCTGGTGCGTACCAAGATGCAGTCCCAGAAGCTGACCTACAGCGAGCTGAGGGTGTGTATCCGCTCTAGTGTTGCCCAGGATGGCTGGCTGTCCCTGTGGAGGGGCTGGGGACCCACCGTCCTACGAGACGTCCCCTTCTCAG CCCTGTACTGGTTCAACTATGAGCTGGTGAAGGCCCAGCTGTGTGATCAATACGATGTGTCTCAGGCCACCTTCTCCATCAGCTTCACAGCAGGGGCCATCTCTGGAGCT GTGGCTGCCATCATGACCCTACCTTTTGACGTGGTGAAGACGCGAAGACAGATCCAactgggagagatggagacactgGGAG TCCCTGTGAAGAATCCCACATCCACATGGCATATCATGAGGGGAATTTGGGCTGAATCGGGATACAGGGGGCTCTTTGCAG GTTTCCTACCCAGGGTGATCAAAGTGGCCCCAGCCTGTGCTGTCATGATCAGCACCTATGAGTTTGGGAAGATCTTCTTCCAGAAGATGAACCTTGACCGGGAGCAACAGGCCTGctga